Proteins encoded by one window of Winogradskyella sp. PG-2:
- a CDS encoding RagB/SusD family nutrient uptake outer membrane protein, whose protein sequence is MALSVSTYGWYRASITEYQCTEDFTFTDNYQVWRHYYRVIRSANTVIDALGGEAADPENLTNRANLGQALTMRAHSYFYLTQYMSNDYNPSAEILLIYRGVSNIGVGKSTTAEVFELIESDLNRAIVLMADYTRPTKTQADKTIAKAVLAYTIAATRDVSRMGEVVSLCDAVIAESGATVMSAAEITGGFNNLATPGWIWGVDLNPDIGLRLVSWWGQVDAFSYSYAWAGDAKAIDQNLYDAIPADDARKAQFFPGTGYYNLMPLDKFYDASRIIGGPSGTVVADYVYMRIAELHMLKAEALAKMGQDGAARTALANVLDQRLPDTSYLNGLSGTALQDEIHLQTRIEFWGEGKTYLSMKRNQQMTGARGSNHLSFVGESFAHNSEQMTFEIPELEIQSNVFINEQN, encoded by the coding sequence ATGGCTTTATCTGTAAGTACTTATGGATGGTACAGAGCTAGTATTACTGAATATCAGTGTACAGAAGATTTCACCTTTACTGATAACTACCAAGTTTGGAGACATTACTACAGAGTAATTCGTTCTGCAAATACAGTTATTGATGCTTTAGGTGGTGAGGCAGCTGATCCAGAAAACCTTACTAACAGAGCAAATTTAGGTCAAGCTTTAACAATGAGAGCTCACTCTTATTTTTACTTAACTCAGTACATGTCTAATGATTACAATCCATCAGCGGAGATACTTCTAATATACAGAGGTGTTTCTAACATTGGTGTTGGTAAGTCTACAACGGCAGAAGTATTTGAATTAATTGAAAGTGATTTAAACAGAGCGATAGTGTTAATGGCGGATTATACAAGACCGACAAAAACACAAGCTGATAAGACAATAGCTAAAGCAGTATTAGCTTACACTATTGCAGCAACACGTGATGTATCTCGTATGGGTGAAGTGGTTTCTCTATGTGATGCAGTTATCGCTGAGTCTGGTGCAACAGTAATGAGTGCAGCAGAAATAACAGGTGGATTTAACAACTTAGCAACTCCGGGATGGATTTGGGGTGTAGACCTTAACCCAGATATCGGATTGAGATTAGTATCTTGGTGGGGACAAGTTGATGCGTTTTCATACAGTTATGCTTGGGCAGGTGATGCAAAAGCAATCGATCAGAATTTATATGATGCAATTCCTGCAGATGATGCAAGAAAGGCACAATTCTTCCCAGGTACAGGTTATTATAACTTAATGCCATTAGATAAGTTTTACGATGCTAGTAGAATCATTGGTGGTCCAAGTGGAACAGTAGTTGCAGATTACGTATATATGAGAATTGCAGAATTACATATGTTAAAAGCAGAAGCATTAGCTAAGATGGGACAAGATGGAGCAGCTAGAACAGCATTAGCAAATGTATTAGATCAGCGTTTGCCAGATACATCTTATTTAAATGGATTATCAGGAACAGCTTTACAAGATGAAATTCATTTACAAACTCGTATAGAGTTCTGGGGTGAAGGAAAGACGTATTTATCGATGAAGCGTAATCAGCAGATGACAGGAGCAAGAGGAAGTAATCACTTATCTTTTGTAGGTGAATCTTTTGCACATAACTCTGAGCAAATGACTTTTGAAATCCCTGAATTAGAGATTCAAAGTAATGTGTTTATAAATGAACAAAATTAA
- a CDS encoding rhodanese-related sulfurtransferase, whose translation MQLYNNLSAKERAELIEKAGKERLTISFYKYAKIGNTEIFRNHLFIAWDQQEVLGRIYVANEGINAQLSVPAENFEDFKSHLDTIYFLENVRLNIAIEHDNFAFLKLKVKVRNKIVADGLNDDTFDVTNKGVHVNAQKFNELIEDSNTVLVDMRNHYESEIGHFKNAITPDVDTFRESLDLIEEDLKEHKEDKKLVMYCTGGIRCEKASAYYKHKGFKNVFQLEGGIINYVRQIEAEGLENKFVGKNFVFDERRSERISDDVIANCHQCGEPADLHTNCANEACHLLFIQCEACKEKMENCCSTNCQDIIKLPYEEQKALRKGQGNSNDIFKKGRADHLPYKKDLRNIFETLKM comes from the coding sequence ATGCAACTGTACAATAACTTAAGTGCTAAAGAAAGAGCAGAACTTATTGAAAAAGCGGGAAAAGAACGCTTAACAATCTCTTTCTATAAGTACGCCAAAATAGGCAACACTGAAATTTTTAGAAATCATTTGTTTATAGCTTGGGATCAACAAGAGGTCTTAGGAAGAATTTATGTTGCTAATGAAGGGATTAACGCTCAGCTTTCTGTGCCGGCCGAAAACTTTGAAGATTTTAAAAGCCACTTAGACACTATTTACTTTTTAGAAAATGTAAGATTAAACATTGCTATTGAGCACGATAATTTTGCCTTTTTAAAATTGAAAGTTAAAGTGCGAAATAAAATCGTTGCAGATGGTTTAAATGACGATACTTTTGACGTAACTAACAAAGGTGTTCATGTTAATGCCCAAAAGTTCAACGAACTTATCGAGGATTCAAATACAGTTTTAGTGGACATGCGAAACCATTACGAAAGTGAAATTGGTCATTTTAAAAATGCTATTACTCCAGATGTCGATACATTTAGGGAGTCTCTAGATTTAATCGAAGAGGACTTAAAAGAGCATAAAGAAGATAAGAAGCTTGTAATGTATTGTACAGGTGGAATTCGTTGCGAAAAAGCAAGTGCCTACTACAAACACAAAGGGTTTAAGAATGTTTTTCAGCTTGAAGGAGGAATTATTAATTATGTAAGGCAAATTGAAGCAGAAGGATTAGAAAATAAGTTTGTTGGAAAGAACTTCGTGTTTGACGAACGTCGTTCAGAACGTATTTCTGATGATGTGATTGCCAATTGTCATCAATGTGGTGAACCTGCAGATTTACATACCAATTGCGCAAATGAGGCCTGTCATTTATTGTTCATTCAATGTGAAGCTTGTAAAGAAAAAATGGAGAATTGCTGTTCTACAAATTGCCAAGACATAATTAAGTTACCTTACGAGGAGCAAAAAGCACTTCGAAAAGGGCAAGGCAACAGTAACGATATTTTTAAAAAAGGAAGAGCGGATCATTTACCTTATAAAAAAGATTTGCGAAATATTTTTGAAACTTTGAAGATGTAA
- a CDS encoding stage 0 sporulation family protein, translated as MACNSCSTGKDGQPKGCKNNGTCGTDSCNKLTVFDWLANMSLPNGQDPFIGVEVRFKNGRKHYYKNTENLTLSIGDIVATQAKSGHDIGMVTLTGELVRVQMKRKKVNIDDAENVLKIYRKASQKDIDIWSASRDKEEPMKVKARQFAIDLNLKMKISDIEYQGDGSKATFYYTAEERVDFRELIKVFAREFRTRIEMKQVGFRQEAARLGGIGSCGRELCCSTWLVDFRSVSTSAARYQQLSLNPLKLAGQCGKLKCCLNYELDAYLDALKAFPKKDIKLYTEKGTAVCQKTDIFKGLMWFAYEGEWMNWHIITTDQANKIIAKNKKKEKVASLEEYAAEHIQDTKNDFENVVGQDSLTRFDNPKSKNKRKNNRNNRNKNRNRNRNQNKSRNQKSNHKQNAKKN; from the coding sequence ATGGCTTGTAACAGTTGCTCAACTGGTAAAGACGGCCAACCAAAAGGATGCAAAAACAACGGAACTTGCGGTACAGATAGCTGTAACAAACTTACTGTTTTTGATTGGTTAGCTAATATGTCACTTCCAAACGGACAAGACCCTTTTATTGGTGTTGAAGTACGTTTTAAGAATGGCAGAAAACACTATTATAAAAACACTGAAAATCTTACATTAAGCATTGGTGATATTGTAGCCACTCAGGCAAAATCTGGCCATGATATAGGTATGGTGACTTTGACTGGTGAATTGGTGCGTGTACAGATGAAACGTAAGAAAGTAAACATTGATGATGCAGAAAATGTTTTAAAAATATACAGGAAAGCATCACAAAAAGATATTGATATCTGGTCAGCTTCACGAGATAAAGAAGAACCAATGAAAGTCAAGGCACGCCAGTTTGCCATTGATTTAAATCTGAAAATGAAAATTTCAGATATAGAATATCAAGGCGACGGAAGTAAAGCAACCTTTTATTACACTGCTGAAGAGCGTGTAGATTTTAGAGAATTAATCAAGGTTTTTGCGCGTGAGTTTAGAACGCGTATCGAGATGAAACAAGTTGGTTTTAGACAAGAAGCCGCAAGACTTGGTGGTATTGGTTCTTGTGGAAGGGAATTATGTTGTTCTACGTGGTTAGTAGATTTTAGATCGGTAAGTACATCTGCTGCTCGCTACCAGCAATTATCTTTAAACCCACTAAAGCTAGCTGGGCAATGTGGAAAACTAAAGTGCTGTCTTAATTATGAGTTAGATGCTTATTTAGATGCTCTAAAGGCCTTTCCTAAAAAAGACATTAAATTATATACAGAGAAAGGAACTGCGGTTTGTCAAAAGACAGATATTTTTAAAGGCTTAATGTGGTTTGCTTACGAAGGTGAATGGATGAATTGGCATATTATTACTACAGATCAAGCCAATAAAATTATCGCTAAAAACAAGAAAAAGGAAAAAGTTGCGAGTTTAGAAGAATATGCTGCTGAGCATATCCAAGACACTAAAAACGACTTTGAAAACGTTGTTGGTCAAGATAGTTTAACACGTTTCGATAATCCAAAATCGAAAAACAAACGTAAAAACAATAGGAACAATAGAAACAAGAACCGAAATCGTAATCGCAATCAAAATAAGAGTCGTAATCAAAAATCTAATCATAAACAAAATGCAAAGAAGAACTAG
- a CDS encoding gliding motility lipoprotein GldH, with the protein MQRRTSNVLALTIALCFLVSTCDSNALYDVYKSVPDKWHKDSIASFNFKAPDTINNYDLHLQIRNTNDYKFSNLFLIVELNYPNGKAVKDTLEYKMAAPNGELLGAGFSDLKENKLWYRGFKTPFQFKEQGDYIVNIQHAMRKNGDVNGIVNLEGITDVGFRVEQAKK; encoded by the coding sequence ATGCAAAGAAGAACTAGTAATGTACTGGCCCTGACCATTGCGTTATGTTTTTTGGTTTCGACCTGCGACTCAAATGCCCTTTATGATGTCTACAAATCTGTACCAGATAAATGGCATAAAGATTCTATTGCAAGTTTTAACTTCAAAGCTCCAGACACTATTAATAATTACGATTTACACCTGCAGATAAGAAATACTAACGATTATAAATTCAGTAATCTGTTTCTTATTGTGGAATTAAATTATCCAAACGGGAAAGCTGTAAAAGATACTCTAGAGTATAAAATGGCTGCACCTAATGGGGAGCTTTTAGGAGCCGGTTTCTCTGATCTTAAAGAAAATAAATTATGGTATCGTGGATTTAAAACCCCTTTTCAATTTAAAGAACAGGGAGACTATATTGTTAATATTCAGCACGCGATGAGAAAGAATGGGGATGTTAATGGAATAGTCAATTTAGAAGGAATAACAGATGTTGGTTTTAGAGTGGAACAAGCAAAAAAATAG
- a CDS encoding transglycosylase domain-containing protein, producing MAKKTTTPSKSKALDFSKYIRWFWMVFAGGILAILLLFLLASWGALGEMPDHTRLENPETNLATEIISSDGKTLGKFYFNDNRTPVGYKDLPKNLVDALIATEDIRFYNHSGIDGRGFLRALTGRGGGASTISQQLAKQLFTNQVSKNKFQRGLQKVREWIIAIRLERQYTKEEIIAQYFNIYDFGNYGDGIRSAARIYFGKEPQDLDLKESAMLVGMFKNSSLYNPRPHRNPVGTKNRRNVVLSQMAKYEYITEEVKDSLQKTELDLRYTPESHREGIATYFREYLRGFMKEWTEDKKNRKPDGSKYNINSDGLKVFTTIDSRMQQYAENAVAKHMPRLQAEFDHQNTPKRNKTAPFLELDQSEIRKLMNDGMKRGERWRILKNQGKSEKEIRASFEKPTEMRVFKWVNGKVGEVDTIMKPIDSMRYYKSFLRTGMMSMDPITGHVKAWVGGMDYRHFQYDMVKQGKRQVGSTFKPFVYATAIDQLQVSPCDSFPRSPITVEANKFGNPESWTTKNSDGNYSGIQTLKDALASSTNTITARLMNEIGPQPVVEMAKKLGVEEDILAVPAIALGTADISVYEMVAAYSTFANKGVYNKPVMITRIEDKNGSVLYQFTPESKDVLSEEVAYVTINLMEGVTQAGSGKRLRHNSDWLKKSALYKEVMTGYPYEFKNPIAGKTGTTQNQSDGWFMGIVPNLVTGVWVGAEDRAAHFSHISYGQGASMALPIWGLYMKACYEDETLNVSTDNFDKPSSLSINIDCTAVDEGDLGSDEDPEDNVDIDF from the coding sequence ATGGCAAAGAAAACAACAACACCATCTAAATCAAAAGCATTAGATTTTTCAAAATACATTCGATGGTTTTGGATGGTATTTGCAGGAGGCATCTTAGCCATATTATTATTATTTTTATTAGCATCTTGGGGAGCATTAGGTGAAATGCCAGATCACACTAGATTAGAAAACCCTGAAACAAATTTAGCTACAGAAATTATCTCATCGGATGGGAAAACTCTTGGTAAATTTTATTTTAATGATAATAGAACACCAGTAGGTTATAAGGATTTACCAAAGAATTTGGTAGATGCTTTAATAGCTACTGAAGATATAAGATTTTATAATCATTCCGGAATTGATGGAAGAGGTTTTTTAAGAGCTCTTACCGGTAGAGGAGGAGGAGCTAGTACAATTTCTCAGCAACTAGCGAAGCAGTTATTTACTAATCAAGTTTCTAAAAATAAATTTCAACGGGGATTACAAAAAGTAAGAGAATGGATTATAGCCATTCGTCTAGAACGTCAATACACAAAAGAAGAGATTATAGCTCAATATTTTAACATATATGATTTTGGGAATTATGGTGATGGTATACGGTCAGCAGCACGTATATATTTTGGTAAAGAACCGCAAGATTTGGATTTAAAAGAGTCCGCTATGCTAGTTGGCATGTTTAAAAATTCATCACTTTATAACCCTAGACCTCATAGAAATCCAGTTGGTACTAAAAACAGGCGTAATGTTGTTTTGTCTCAAATGGCTAAATATGAGTATATAACTGAGGAAGTTAAAGATTCTTTACAAAAAACAGAATTAGACTTGAGATATACACCAGAGTCACACCGTGAAGGTATTGCCACTTATTTTAGAGAATATCTTCGAGGTTTTATGAAAGAGTGGACTGAGGATAAAAAGAACAGAAAACCAGATGGTAGTAAATACAATATTAATAGTGATGGTTTAAAAGTATTTACTACGATTGATTCGCGAATGCAACAATATGCAGAAAACGCAGTTGCTAAACATATGCCAAGACTTCAGGCTGAATTTGACCATCAAAACACACCAAAGCGAAATAAGACGGCGCCTTTTTTGGAATTAGATCAGTCAGAAATAAGAAAACTTATGAATGACGGAATGAAGCGAGGTGAACGTTGGAGAATTCTAAAAAATCAAGGAAAATCGGAAAAGGAAATTAGAGCATCATTTGAGAAACCAACGGAAATGCGTGTTTTTAAGTGGGTAAATGGAAAAGTTGGTGAAGTAGATACAATTATGAAGCCTATAGACTCAATGCGATATTATAAATCGTTTTTACGTACAGGTATGATGTCTATGGATCCTATAACTGGCCATGTGAAAGCTTGGGTTGGTGGAATGGATTACAGGCATTTTCAATATGATATGGTTAAGCAAGGAAAGCGTCAAGTCGGTTCTACGTTTAAGCCCTTTGTCTATGCTACTGCGATTGATCAATTGCAAGTTTCACCTTGTGATTCGTTCCCTCGATCACCTATTACTGTAGAGGCTAACAAATTTGGGAACCCTGAATCTTGGACCACCAAGAATTCTGATGGTAATTATTCTGGTATTCAAACTTTGAAAGATGCTTTAGCAAGTTCTACAAATACAATTACTGCGAGATTGATGAATGAAATAGGACCACAACCTGTTGTTGAAATGGCAAAAAAATTAGGAGTAGAAGAAGATATTTTAGCAGTGCCTGCTATTGCATTGGGAACTGCAGATATTAGTGTTTACGAAATGGTTGCTGCATATTCCACGTTTGCAAATAAAGGGGTTTACAATAAACCAGTAATGATTACCCGAATAGAGGATAAAAACGGATCTGTATTGTATCAGTTTACACCAGAGAGTAAAGATGTACTGAGTGAGGAGGTAGCTTATGTTACAATTAATTTAATGGAAGGCGTTACACAAGCTGGTTCTGGAAAACGATTAAGACATAATTCTGATTGGCTCAAAAAATCAGCACTTTATAAGGAAGTTATGACTGGTTATCCTTATGAATTTAAAAACCCAATAGCAGGTAAAACAGGTACTACACAAAATCAAAGTGATGGTTGGTTTATGGGAATTGTTCCTAATTTAGTGACAGGTGTTTGGGTTGGAGCTGAAGATAGAGCAGCTCATTTTAGTCATATTTCGTATGGTCAAGGTGCATCTATGGCATTACCAATATGGGGATTATATATGAAGGCCTGTTATGAGGATGAAACACTTAATGTATCTACAGATAATTTTGATAAACCATCAAGTTTATCTATTAATATAGATTGTACAGCGGTAGATGAAGGTGATCTTGGTAGTGATGAAGATCCTGAAGACAATGTAGATATTGATTTTTAA
- a CDS encoding CoA transferase subunit A, with translation MINKKVTGVVEALKGVSNNMTCMFGGFGLSGIPENAIAELVKLNVRGLTCISNNAGVDDFGLGLLLQQKQIKKMISSYVGENDEFERQMLSGELDVELIPQGTLAERARAAQAGFPAFYTPAGFGTEVAEGKETREFDGKMYVLEHAFNADFGFIKAWKGDASGNLIFKGTARNFNPNMCGAAKITVAEVEELVPVGELDPNQIHIPGIFVQRIFKGAHFEKRIEQRTVRQRN, from the coding sequence ATGATTAATAAAAAAGTAACAGGTGTTGTAGAAGCGCTCAAAGGTGTTTCTAATAACATGACTTGTATGTTCGGTGGATTTGGATTATCAGGTATTCCAGAAAATGCAATAGCCGAATTAGTAAAACTTAATGTTAGAGGCTTAACCTGTATTTCTAATAATGCCGGAGTTGATGATTTTGGTTTAGGTTTATTGTTACAACAAAAACAAATCAAAAAAATGATTTCGTCTTATGTTGGTGAGAATGATGAATTTGAACGGCAAATGCTTTCAGGCGAGTTAGATGTTGAGTTAATTCCTCAAGGCACATTGGCAGAACGTGCTAGAGCCGCACAAGCAGGATTCCCTGCGTTTTATACTCCAGCAGGTTTTGGTACAGAGGTCGCAGAGGGAAAAGAAACAAGAGAATTTGATGGCAAAATGTATGTTTTAGAGCATGCCTTTAATGCAGATTTTGGTTTTATAAAAGCGTGGAAAGGTGATGCTTCCGGAAATTTAATTTTTAAAGGTACAGCACGTAATTTTAACCCAAATATGTGTGGTGCAGCCAAAATTACAGTCGCTGAGGTAGAGGAATTAGTTCCTGTCGGTGAATTGGACCCAAACCAAATACATATACCAGGTATTTTTGTGCAACGCATATTTAAAGGTGCGCATTTTGAAAAACGGATTGAACAAAGAACAGTAAGACAACGTAATTAG
- a CDS encoding CoA transferase subunit B, with protein MLDKNGIAKRIAKEVKDGYYVNLGIGIPTLVANFVREDIEVEFQSENGILGMGPFPFEGDEDADIINAGKQTITTLPGASFFDSATSFSMIRGQHVDLTILGAMEVSENGDIANWKIPGKMVKGMGGAMDLVASAENIIVAMMHTNRTGASKLLKTCSLPLTGVACVKKIVTNMAVLEVTQDGFKLLERAPDVSVEEIQQATEGYLIIDGDIPEMIL; from the coding sequence ATGTTAGATAAAAACGGAATAGCAAAACGTATCGCTAAAGAAGTCAAAGATGGTTATTATGTTAACTTAGGTATAGGTATTCCCACTTTGGTTGCTAATTTTGTAAGAGAGGATATTGAAGTTGAATTTCAAAGTGAGAATGGTATATTGGGAATGGGACCATTTCCTTTTGAAGGTGATGAAGATGCAGATATCATTAATGCTGGAAAGCAAACAATAACAACTTTACCTGGAGCAAGTTTTTTTGATTCTGCTACTAGCTTTTCAATGATAAGAGGGCAACATGTTGACCTTACAATACTTGGCGCAATGGAAGTATCGGAAAATGGTGATATAGCTAATTGGAAAATACCAGGAAAAATGGTGAAGGGAATGGGAGGCGCAATGGACTTGGTTGCAAGTGCAGAAAATATTATTGTTGCTATGATGCACACTAATAGAACAGGTGCTTCTAAATTACTGAAAACATGTTCGTTACCATTAACAGGAGTAGCATGTGTAAAGAAAATTGTAACGAACATGGCAGTATTAGAGGTTACACAAGATGGGTTTAAGTTATTGGAGCGTGCGCCAGATGTCTCAGTAGAAGAAATTCAGCAAGCAACAGAAGGCTACTTAATTATTGATGGTGATATTCCAGAAATGATTTTATAG
- a CDS encoding ABC transporter ATP-binding protein yields the protein MPSNILLKVKNLSISFFNKKIENQIIKSVSFEIGTNKIVAIVGESGSGKSITSLSIMGLLPMGTSKITSGSIEFNNVDIVKLSEKKFQNLRGKEIAMIFQEPMSSLNPSMRCGKQVEEILGQHFELSKSEIKLEVLDLFEKVKLPNPERIIKAYPHEISGGQKQRVMIAMAIACKPKLLIADEPTTALDVTVQKDILELLKMIQKETEMSILFISHDLSLVSELADEVMVMYNGEIVEQGATHTIFKTPKHNYTKALIGATPSTQLRLKKLPTISDFLSDSIDKTIISKEERIKHHKDLYNKKPLLEVIDVEKTYLSKTGWFAKNTPFKAVDGVSFKIYPGETVGLVGESGCGKSTLGNAILQLDKATAGRILYNDKSIIDLKTRELRALRKDIQIIFQDPFASLNPRMMIGNAILEPMRVHHIGNSNKERKEKVLFILEKVGLDRDTFYRYPHEFSGGQRQRIGIARTIALEPQLIVCDESVSALDISVQAQVLNLLNNLKEQFGFTYLFISHDLAVVKYMADQLIVMNKGKIEEMGDSDKIYKSPEHNYTKKLIHAIPKGL from the coding sequence ATGCCAAGTAATATTTTACTTAAAGTCAAAAATCTTTCTATTTCATTTTTCAATAAAAAGATTGAAAATCAGATTATTAAATCTGTTTCGTTTGAAATTGGAACCAATAAGATTGTAGCAATAGTAGGTGAATCTGGTTCAGGTAAATCAATAACTTCCTTGTCCATAATGGGCTTACTACCTATGGGTACTTCTAAAATAACTTCTGGCTCAATTGAATTTAATAACGTAGATATTGTCAAGCTTTCAGAAAAAAAGTTTCAAAATTTACGAGGAAAAGAGATTGCCATGATCTTTCAAGAGCCAATGAGCTCATTAAATCCCTCAATGCGCTGTGGTAAACAAGTTGAAGAAATTTTAGGACAGCACTTTGAATTATCTAAATCTGAAATTAAGTTAGAGGTGTTAGATCTTTTTGAAAAAGTTAAGCTTCCAAATCCTGAAAGAATTATTAAAGCTTACCCTCACGAAATTTCTGGTGGGCAAAAACAACGTGTTATGATTGCTATGGCAATTGCTTGCAAACCTAAATTGTTAATTGCAGACGAGCCTACTACAGCTTTAGATGTAACGGTTCAAAAAGATATATTAGAATTACTCAAAATGATTCAAAAAGAAACAGAAATGAGTATACTCTTTATTTCACACGACTTGTCTTTGGTTTCAGAATTAGCCGATGAGGTCATGGTTATGTATAATGGTGAAATTGTTGAACAAGGTGCAACCCATACAATTTTTAAGACTCCAAAACACAATTATACTAAAGCTCTAATTGGTGCAACACCATCTACTCAATTAAGATTAAAAAAACTTCCAACAATTTCAGATTTTTTGTCTGATTCTATTGACAAGACAATCATATCTAAAGAAGAACGTATAAAACACCATAAAGACCTTTATAATAAAAAACCTTTGTTAGAAGTCATTGATGTTGAAAAAACTTATCTTTCTAAAACAGGTTGGTTTGCTAAAAACACTCCTTTTAAAGCAGTAGATGGTGTAAGTTTTAAAATATATCCAGGCGAAACAGTGGGTTTAGTTGGTGAATCCGGCTGTGGAAAATCTACATTAGGTAATGCAATTTTACAATTAGATAAAGCAACAGCTGGAAGAATTCTATACAATGATAAATCTATAATTGATTTAAAAACTAGAGAATTACGTGCGTTAAGAAAGGATATTCAAATTATTTTTCAAGACCCTTTTGCCTCATTGAATCCAAGAATGATGATTGGGAATGCAATTTTAGAACCAATGAGAGTTCATCACATTGGAAATTCTAATAAGGAGCGTAAAGAAAAGGTCTTATTTATATTAGAAAAAGTTGGTTTAGACCGTGACACTTTCTACAGATACCCTCACGAGTTTTCTGGTGGTCAACGCCAAAGAATTGGCATTGCAAGAACTATAGCCTTAGAACCTCAACTAATTGTTTGTGATGAATCAGTTTCTGCGCTTGATATTTCTGTTCAGGCACAAGTATTAAATCTGTTAAATAACTTAAAGGAGCAATTTGGTTTTACATACTTATTTATTTCACACGATTTAGCTGTTGTTAAATATATGGCTGACCAATTGATTGTAATGAATAAAGGAAAAATTGAAGAAATGGGAGATTCAGATAAAATTTACAAATCACCTGAGCATAATTATACTAAGAAGTTAATTCATGCTATTCCAAAAGGATTATAG